The Sphaerisporangium siamense genome includes the window GAGCCTGAGGGGCAGCCGCGCCTGGACGTCCGGGTCGGCGGCGAGCCGCGCGCCGAGCGCCTCGGCCGCCCAGTGCGCGGCGCGCGGCCACCGCCGCAGCAGCGTGCCCGGCGCCCGTTCCAGCCGCAGCGACTCCGGGGACGCGGGGTCGACCCGCACCGCGTCCACGGGGCCGAAGAAGCTGACCGACTCGTTCTTGGCGCAGAACCGCTGCAGGTAGGCGTACAGCAGGCCCTCGTCGCGGCGGGCCCTGGCGTTGCGGGACGCGGCGGGGACGCCGGTCGCGCCGTGCAGCACCCGCTCGTAGGCGCCGGGGTTGGACAGCAGGACGGCTTCGCGGAACGGCGCGCTCGTGGCCGCCTCCCACAGCGCGGCGCGCGCGCCGTCGAGGGCACGGCCAGCGGCCTCGTCCAGTTCGGCGGCGCGGGCGTCCAGCTCGGCGACGGCGGCGCGCAGGCGGGCGGCCCACGCGGCCGTGCCGGGGCCGAGCGCCTCGACGTCGGCCAGTGCCCGCGCGGGCGGCGCCTCGGCGCGCCCGGCCGCCTTGCGCACCCGGTACAGCGCCTTGAACGCCGGGGCGGGCGCGCCCGCGGCCTCCTGCTCGCGCACCGCGGCGGGGAACACCTCGGCGGTGAACTCCGCGCACGCCGCGGCCAGATCCTCCCCGGCGGCCCGACGCGCCGCCACCGCCCGCGCCACCTCGTCCCGGGTGAGCCGGCCGAGCCATTCGAACGGGAACCCGGTGCGCCGCAGCAACGCCAGCGGCGCCGGACGCCACCGGCCCGGATCAGCCGTCACGCCGTGGCCTCGCGGGGGCCGGGAAGCCGGCGGGAGGCGGCCGCGTCGGCGGGTCTGCGCATGGGCGTTCCTTCCCGGAGGCGGCACAGGATCGACGCCCACGGTAATTACGCACGGCCGCCGCTCCATCTTCCAGATTGCGCAGTCGGCGGGACCCTTCCGCAGGCGGGTGCGCCCGGCGCGGGGAGGAAGGAGGGCGCGCAGCGCTGACGCCCTGATCAGCGGCTTTCCGCACGCCTGTGGGACGGCCTGAGAGCCCGGCCGCGGCCCGCCGGGACCGGGCCGCGGCGGCGGAAGGTCAGCACGTCCGAAGAAGACAACGCGATCGTTGCTGCTGAAGGATCGGGGGGAAAGCAGGGCCGTGACCCTGTGACCATCGGCGCGTGTCCGGCGTGCCCCGCCGGGGGCGCGCACGGGGGTCAGGGCGGCACGGCGGAGACGAGGGAAAGCGCGGTGACACGGTTCCGCGTGTCACCGGGCGCCTTTCGAGAGGAGACCCTGGATGGCCGACGAAGAGATCACCGAGACCGGCGCTGCGGAGGAGACCGATCTCGACGGCGACGAGCTCGGCGACCTCGACGACATGGAATTCCTGCTCGAAGAGATCGAGAACCGCATCGCCCCCCTCGCCTGACCCGGGCGAGCGGAGACGGTCCACCTCTGATTCACCGACATCCGACCTTCTCGACCTGAGCGACGCGTCCATGTGATCCGCGGCGGCCAAGCCGGGGCCACGTGTGCCGCCGGAGCGGATTCGGGGCGACGTGAGCCCTCGAACCGCCGACGGCAGGGCCGCGGGCCCGCGGGGACCGGTTGAGAAGGCTTCATTCATCAAACCGACGGGATCGATGGGAGTTCAGGTACGAATGGCCGTGAACACACTGGTGGAGTTGCCGCGGGACGCGGTGGTCGTCCTCGCCGATGACCCGTCGTCTCCGCCGGCCGGCCCGGCGCCCGTCGTGGTGGACGCCGGCACCCGGCTTCCCGTCGCGTTCTCGTCCCTGCGGGCCGTGATCGCCGCGCTCGCCGGCCTCGTCCCCGACGCGGTGGACGAGGTCGCGCGGCGCCGCAGGCCCGAGTGGAACTGGCTGTTCCCCGGCACCTTCCCGGACGCGCCGCTGCTGGCGGACCTCGCGGGAACGCCGTCGGAGCGCCGCCTGCACGCCGAGTCCGAGCAGGTCTTCCGGGTGCTCGACACCGCCGCCGAGGCGATCGCCGCCGGTCTGGTGGCCACCGGCCGTCCCTTGCTGCTGCGCGGCACCGCCCACGCCGACATCGTCAGCCTGCGCGCGCTGCCGAGGCTCGTGGAGCGGCTCACGCTGAGCGAGCCGCCCGCCGGCGTGCGCGTGGAGCTGGCCGACGTCACCCCTGCCGAGCCGGGGCCGGCCACGCTGGCCGCCGACATCCGGCGCCGCACGCTGGCCTCCGTCCTCGACCGGCTCGGCCTGACCGCGCCCGCCGCCTCCGCCGGGTACGTCCCGGGCACCGTGCCGGGCCCGGCGGCGGGGGACGTCGCCGAGCACCGCCAGCTCACCGAGGCGTTCGAGGCCCCCGACGTCGAGC containing:
- a CDS encoding ammosamide/lymphostin RiPP family protein, which encodes MADEEITETGAAEETDLDGDELGDLDDMEFLLEEIENRIAPLA